GAACGAAATCGTGCAGGAGTTCGCCGATATGCTGGCGGTGATCGCCGTGGCATCCTCCGACAGCAAAATCACCAAAGACGAGGCGAAGCAGATCCGCCGCCGCTGGGAAGAGCTGAAAAGCGTGACGGAGGGTTTTGTTCACGCTTCCGAGCTGGGGAACTTCTCCGCGCTCAAAAATGAGCTCGAAAACAATCAGTCCTGAGCGGTTTTAGGTTAAAATTGGGATAAGATTAGGATGAAAATTCATCATAAGGGTGCGTGATAGGCGTAGGTCCACCTGTCGATTTACCTACAGAAACCAGTGTTTTGAGCCGTAAACGGGCAGGCGCGTGGGCGGGGTGATGTTAATTGGAGCTTGCAGAATTGGCAGGCAAGTTGCTGAAGTCGGTGCCGGGAGTGCCTTGTATGAATAAAACCCATGCGAGGCCCTTGCCGACCTACACATCAACAAACACAAGCAATGATCAAAAAACTCACTGGTTTGGCGTCCATCGTGGCGCTCGCATCCGTCGCTCAGGCGGAAGTTAAGATTAACGAAAACCTTTCGCTCGATGGTTACGCCATCGGCTCCTACTCGTCCGTCGAGGGTGCTGCCGCTCCGGGCCAGACCACGAACGACACCTTCCTTGACAGCGGCAGCCGCCTGTTCGACTCCGTCAAAGTTGCCGTCAACGGCACCTACGGTGACTTCAGCGGCAAAGTCAGCGTTCTCCTCCAGAGCGTGAACAACACCAGCAACGAGTCGGGCGGCCTCCTCGATGCTTACCTTACCTACACCGCTGGCTCCCTCGCTATCACCGGTGGTAAGTTCAACAGCTGGCTCGGCTACGAGTCCTTCGACTCGCCGAACAACGCTTTCATCAGCTACGGCCTCTCTGGCTACGTCGCCAACTACGCGACTGGCGCCAAGGTTGAATACATCACGGACACCCTGTCCGCTGGCGTTTCCGTTCGTGACTCCCTGACCGCCGGCGACGGCTTCTACCAGGGCGACGGCGACTTCTCCGACAACCTCGGTTACGAAGCCTACGTCCTCTACTCCGGCATCGACAAGCTCACCCTGTTCGCAGGCGCCGGCTTCGGTGACCTCGATGGTGGCGACCTCTCGACCTACAACGCTTGGGCCAGCTACGCGTTCACCGAGAAGTTCTCCCTCGCGCTCGAATACGCCAAGACTGATGACTCCACCGCCGCTGTTTTCGCGGGTGACGTCACCAACTCCTGGCTCCTTCAGGGCACCTATGTCGTCAATGACTCCGTTTCTGTTTCCGGTCGCGTGACCGCTCAGGACACGAAGGCCGGCGACGGTCTCGGCTACGGTGTTGCTTCGACCTACACCATCACCGAGAACTTCGCGGTTAAGGGCGAAGTCACCAAGACCGACTTCAACAATGGCGCTGGCGACGTGTTCACCTACGCCATCCAAGGTTTGTTCAAGTTCTAATTTTTTGGTCTAACCAAAAAATCGGAATTCTACTCATTGCTAGGGCCGGGGCCTAATCGCCCCGGCCTTTTTTGTGCCTGAATAGGACGACTATACATTTTTTCCTCAAGTTGGCAAAGCGGGTGCTATTGGGATGTCACCCCATCTGTCGCCGTTTTAGCGACCAGAGGGTTTAAAATTAACCAAGTCCCAAACACATGTTCAAAGTAACTCAGTTGATGACTGCCGGTGCGCTCGCGCTCGGCACGATGATTGGCTCAGCCCGTGCCGCGGATACCGTCAAAGTCGGTGTTCTCCACTCCCTTTCCGGCACGATGGCGATCAGCGAAACCTCGCTGCGCGACGTGCTGCTGTTTACCTTCGATGAGATCAACGCCAAGGGCGGCGTTCTCGGTAAGAAAATTGAACCGGTCGTCGTTGATGGTGCCTCCAACTGGCCGCTCTTCGCTGAAAAAGCCAAGCAGCTCCTCGAAGAAGACAAGGTCGCCGTGACCTTCGGTTGCTGGACCTCGGTTTCCCGCAAGTCCGTTCTTCCCGTTTACGAAAAGAACAACGGTCTCCTTTTCTACCCCGTGCAATACGAGGGCCAGGAAGAGTCCAAGAATGTGTTCTACACCGCCGAAGCCGTTAATCAGCAGGCCACCCCGGCCATCGATTATCTCCTCGAGCAGGGCTACACCAAGTTCTACCTGATCGGCACCGACTACGTTTATCCTCAAACAACCAACCTCGTGCTGCTGGAATATCTCCTCAGCAAGAAGGTCCCCATCGAGAACATCGGTGGCGGTTTCAAGAAGGATGAGTCCGGCAAGATCATCTCCGCTGGTAAATACACTCCCTTCGGTCACACCGACTACCAGCAGATCGTTTCCGAAATCAAACAGTTCTCCGCTGGCGGCAAAACCGCTGTTGTTTCCACGCTGAACGGTGACACCAACGTTCCTTTCTTCAAGGAATACGCTGCTGCCGGCCTCACCGCCGAAATCGCCCCCGTCGTTTCCTTCTCGATCTCCGAGGACGAATTCCGCGGTCTCCCTGCCAAGCAACTCGTGGGTCAGCTCGGCTGCTGGACCTACTTCCAGTCAATCAAGAGCGACGCCAACAAGGAATTCGTGAAGAACTTCCAGAAATGGCTCAAGACCACGACCGTCCCTGGCATCGTCAAGGAAGGCCGCGTCACCTGCTCGCCGATGGTGCTCAGCTACGACGGTGTTTACCTCTGGAAAGCCGCTGTTGAGAAGGCTGGTTCCTTCGATGTCGACGCCGTGCGCGCCGCCCTCCAGTCAGGCCTGTCCTTCGATGGTCCTGGTGGCAAGGTCACCACCCAGAAGAACATGCATCTCACCAAGAACGTGTTCATCGGTGAAACCACCGCCAAGGGTCAGTTCAAGATCCTCAAGGAGTTCAAAGATGTTTACGGCGAGCCCTGGCTCCTCGGTAAATTCAAGGCTGAGTAAAATTAGCCAATCGGTTTGTGCCATCAGGCACAGGCCTTGCTAGCAGTCCCGTTCATACGGGAGGAGCGGCTCCTTCACAGGAGCCGCTCTTTTTTTTGGCCCGCAGGCCCTCTTATTTATCGATTCCGTGCGCACTTACATCCGGCTGATTTTCACCACTCTTACGCTCTGGCTTGCTGCCAGCAGCTCTCTCTCGGCCGCAGAACCACGCGCCACGTTGGTGGAGGCGATGCTGGCCGATAACGACGCCCGCAAGATCGAGTTGATCACTTCCCTTGCCGGGGAGGTCGATGAATCGATCAAGCCGCTGTTGATCGCATGGCGCGAAGACGGCCTGTATCTTTATGAACCGTCTGGCGCCACTCCGGTGCCGGTTCAATTGACTGGTGAAAAGGATGCCGATGATGCCCGTGCCGCGGTTCGCGTTGATACCGGTGCTCCGCTGGTGGATGCCGAGGGCAAACCGGTCCATCTCGTGGCGGGCGATCTCAACGCAGTAGAGCATACGTCCATGCTCCGGCGTGCGATGAAGGGCGTGCTTGATCTGATCGATATCGGATCTCCCGACGCCAAGAAGCGCCTCCAGGCGATCCAGACTATCGGCTTTGCGCAGGAGACGGATAAGATCCCTGCGTTTCAAAAACGCCTCGCCATCGAGGAAAATTCAAAAGTGCGCCGTGCGCTGCGCGAAGCCATTGCGGTCACGCAACTCAAGGATCCGAGCGACGCGGTGAAGCTGGCGGCGGTCAAGGAGCTTAAGGAACTCCATTCGCTTTCCAGCTACGATTTGATCCGCACGGCCATGCGCGAGGCCGACGCGGCAAAATCCACCGAGCTCGCGACCGAGGCCAAGGCGGCGCTCGTCGCGATCGACAATCACAAGTCCAACATCAACTTTTTTGGCACTCTTTTCCGGGGACTCAGCTTGGGAAGCATTCTGTTGATCGTGGCCATCGGCCTCGCGATTACCTTCGGCCTGATGGGTGTCATCAACATGGCGCACGGTGAGATGATCGCGATCGGTGCCTACACCACTTACCTCGTCGAAAATATTTTTGGCGCCGGTATCACGATTCCATTTTTCGGATTCAGCCTCGCGATACCGGGCATGAATACGACGGGGGCTTTTTATCAGACCTACTTTCTGTTCGCGCTGCCGTTGAGTTTTCTGACGGCCGCGGTGGTCGGGATCGGCCTTGAACGCAGCATCATTCGTTTTCTTTACCGCCGCCCGCTGGAAAGCTTGCTCGCAACATGGGGTGTTTCGCTCCTGCTCCAGCAAGGTCTCAAGCTTATGTTTGGCTCGAATAATGTGCAGGTCAGCAGCCCGAGCTACTTGAGCGGCAACTGGACTGTTAACGATATTATCTTCGGCTGGAATCGCGTGTTCGTGATCGGTTTCGCCGGACTGATCGTATTCGGCGTGTGGTTGATTCTCACCAAGACGCCCCTAGGTTTGCTGATCCGTTCGGTGATGCAGAACCGCGGTATGGCTTCCTGTATGGGCGTGCGCACAGAACGTGTGAACATGCTTACCTTCGGTCTGGGCAGTGGTCTCGCCGGCCTCGCCGGAGCGTTCATCAGCCAGATTGGCAACGTCGGTCCATCGCTTGGCCAGAACTACATCGTCGACTGTTTTATGACGGTCGTGGTGGGCGGCGTGGGCAATCTCGCCGGCACGATCTATAGCGCGCTTGGCATCGGTCTGGTCGATCAGTCGTTGCAGCAGATTTTGCTCAATCCCGTGCTCGGCAAGATTCTCGTGCTCGTGGCGATCATTCTGTTCCTGCAATGGCGTCCATCGGGTCTGTTTGTGACCCGAAGCCGCAATCTCGACGATTGATCACGCCAGTCCGCAACCCGCCTGTATTTCGACCATCGACTTCCGTTTAGCGCTTCCTCTTTCGCATGCCTTCACTTTCCACCCGCCACAAAATCGAGCTGATCGCCGTCGGCGTGATCGCGTTGTTTTTCATCGTGATCTTCCCGCTGCTCAATGCCCACGGCATGGTCAGCAACTTCACGATTAATCTTTGGGGCAAATACCTCTGCTACGCGCTCCTCGCGATCTCAGTCGATTTGCTCTGGGGTTACACCGGCCTGCTCAGTCTTGGCCAGGCGCTCTTCTTCAGTTTGGGCGGTTACATGATGGGCATGTATCTCATGCGCATGATCGGTGAGCTCGGCCAATACAAGAAACCGATTCCCGACTTCCTCGTGTTCCTCGGTTGGACGGATCTCCCGAAATTTTGGGTTCCGTTTTCGAGTTTCCCTTTTGCCGCCGCGATGATCCTGCTCCTGCCGGGCCTTCTGGCTTTGGTGTTTGGTTTCCTCGCTTTCCGGTCGCGAGTGAAGGGCGTTTATTTCTCCATTCTTACGCAGGCTCTCACGTATGGCGCGTCGCTGATGTTTTTCCGCAACGACATGCTGATGGGCGGCAACAACGGCTTCACGGATTTCAAGTTTATCCTCGGCTATGATCTGCGCGATGCCGTCACGCAACGCGGTCTGTTTATTGCCACGGCGGTGGTGCTGCTGATCGTTTATGTCGGACTTCGCGTGCTCAGCTACACGAAGTTCGGCTTGGTTCAGAAGGCCATCCGCGACGGAGAAAATCGTGTGCTCTTCAGCGGCTATGCGACTGCGCATTTTAAACTCTTTATTTTCCTCATCGCCGCTCTGATCGCTTCCATTGGCGGTGCGCTTTACGTTCCGCAGGTTGGCATCATCAACCCGTCCGAGATGACGCCGGACAAGTCCCTTGAAGCCGTCGTCTGGTGCGCGGTGGGCGGACGAGCCACGCTGATCGGTCCGATCATCGGCGCTATTGGTGTCAACTCGCTGAAGAGCTGGGCCTCCCGCGCGGCCCCCGACTACTGGCTCGTTATCCTTGGCGGTATGTTTGTCATCGTCGTGCTTTTGTTGCCCGGCGGCATCGTGAGCATTCCCGCACGCCTCAAGGCACTCTGGCAGCGGTTCAATAAAAAGCCTGCGGAGCCCGAACCGCCTAAACCTGCCGCTCCTCCGCAAGAACCCAACGTGACACCCGCTTCCACTCCATCCCTCTGATACGCCATGACCCAGCCTAAATACATGCTTACGGTCGAGGGCGTCTCGAAGACCTACGACGGTTTCAAGGCCATCACCGACCTGAATTTCTATCTCTTCGAAGGTGAACTGCGCACCGTCATCGGTCCGAACGGTGCCGGTAAATCCACCTTCTTCGATCTCATCACCGGTCGCGCCAAACCCGACAAGGGCAAGATCGAGTTCGGCATGAACACCGACCTCACCAAGATGAACGAATACGAGATCAACCGTCTCGGTATCGGCCGCAAGTTCCAGACGCCCTCGGTTTTCACCGAGCACACGGTTTATAACAACATCGTGCTCTCACTCGTCGGCTCGCGCGGCGTGTTCGCATCTATCTTCAAGCGCCTTTCCTCCACCGAGCGCGATCGTATCGACGAATTGCTCAAGTTGGTCCGTCTTGATACCAAGCGTGATTGGAAAGCCGGTATGCTGGCCCACGGAGAGAAGCAGTGGCTCGAGATCGGCATGCTCCTCGCCCAAGAGCCCAAGATTCTCTTGGTGGACGAACCCGCGGCGGGCATGACCGACGAGGAGACGCATCGCACCGGCGAACTCCTCATTTCGCTCGCCGGCAAGCACAGCATTGTCGTCATCGAGCATGACATGACTTTTGTTAAGCAGATCGCCCGTGACGGCCAGGTCACGGTCCTTCATCAAGGTAGTGTCTTGTGCGAAGGAAAATTCGATGCTGTTCAATCCAATCCGAAAGTCCGCGAAGTCTATCTCGGCCGCGGAAAAAGCGGCGGAAAATAATACGCGCTCCCCATGACCACGGAACCCGTTTCACTCACTTCTCCCAGCGCCATCACGACGCCTCCCTTGCTTCAGGTCACCAATGTCGAGACCGACATCGGTGGCTCGCGCATCCTTCGCGGGGTGAGCCTGGAGGTGCGCGCCGGCGAACTCGTCGCCCTGATGGGGCGCAATGGTGTCGGCAAGACGACCACGCTGCGTTCCATCACCGGCGTGCGCGGCATCCGCGCCGGCACCATCACACTTGATGGCAAACGCATCGACAAACTCTCCATCGATGCCCGCGCCCGGGCCGGCATCGGTTATGTCCCGCAAGGCCGTGATATTTTCCCGCACCTGACGATTGAGGAAAACCTTCGGGTCGGCCTGGTCGTCCACGGACGCAAGGGCACGGAGGCGAAGGATGCGCTTGAGCGGGTATTCACGCTATTCCCTGTCCTCAAGGAGATGCTGTCCCGCAAGGGCGGCGTGCTTTCCGGCGGACAACAGCAACAGCTTGCCATTGGTCGCGCGCTCCTGACCAAGCCGAAGCTCCTCATTTTGGATGAGCCGACCGAAGGCATCCAGCCGTCGATCATCGACCTGATCGGCGACACGTTAAAAAAGCTCAAGAACGAGGGCGAACTCTCCATTCTCCTCGTCGAGCAATACGTGGATTTTTGCCGTGAGATATCCGACCGCTTTTACGCGATGGATCGCGGTGCGGTGACGATTTCAGGCCCGATTTCCGCACTCACCGACGAAGTCGTTAAAGAGCACTTGCAGGTGTAAGACTTGATCTGCCGGATTGTAGCTCTGGACTCTCTGCTCTTAGCTCTCAGCTCGTCACTATGCACCTGACTCCCCGCGAACGCGAAAAGCTCCTCATCGTTACTGCCTCCGACCTGGCCCGACGTCGTCAGGCCCGCGGGCTGAAGCTCAACTATCCCGAGTCCATCGCCATCATCTCCTACGAGATCATGGAAGGGGCGCGTGACGGAAAAACCGTCGCCGAGCTCATGAGTTTCGGCACCACGCTGCTCACGCGCGACCAAGTCATGGAAGGCGTGCCCGAGATGATCCATGATGTGCAGGTCGAGGCCACGTTCCCCGACGGCACCAAACTCGTCACCGTTCACAATCCCATCCGCTGAGCCATGATCCCCGGTGAAATCATCACGGCGCCCGACGCCCCTGCGCTCGACGCCAACCTCGATCTCGAAACCAAGATCATTCAGGTCGCCAACACCGGCGATCGTCCGATTCAGGTCGGTTCGCATTATCACTTTTACGAGTCCAATGCGGGCCTGCGTTTCGATCGCGAGGCGACTCGTGGCTTTCGCTTGAACATTCCCGCCGGCACCGCCGTGCGCTTTGAGGCTGGCGATACCAAGCAAGTCGAACTCGTTGCGCTCACCGGCCTCCGCGAGGTCTGGGGACTCAACGCCAAGATCAACGGCAAACTCTGATCTACTGCTCACATTCCCCATGCCTCTTAAGCTTACCCGCCGCCAATATGCCGAGATGTTCGGCCCCACCGTCGGTGACCAAGTCCGCCTTGCTGACACCGAGCTCTTCATCCAAGTGGAACGCGACCTCATTGCCGAGGGCGGCGGTTATGGTAACGAAATCAAGTTCGGCGGCGGCAAGGTGCTGCGTGACGGCATGGGACAGTCGCCCACCGCCACCGATGCAGAATCGCTCGATCTGGTGATCACCAACGCGCTGATCCTTGATGCGAAGCTCGGCATCATCAAAGCCGACATCGGTATCAAGCACGGTCTCATCGTGGGTATCGGGCATGCCGGTAATCCCGGTATTCAGCGTGGCATCGGTTCGGTTTATCCCGATCCGAAGACGGGCAAAAAAAATCCGATGATCGTCGGTGCCGGCACCGAGGTATTGGCGGCCGAAGGCAACATCATCACGGCGGGCGGCATCGATACGCACATTCATTTTATCTGCCCTCAACAGATCGACGAAGCGATCAGCTCAGGCGTCACCACCATGATCGGCGGTGGCACCGGCCCCGCTCACGGCACGCTCGCCACGACCTGCACGCCGGGACGTTGGAATCTCCATCGCATGCTCGAAGCCGCCGAGGCTTATCCGATGAATCTCGGCTTCCTCGGCAAGGGGAACTGCGGCACCGCCCAACCGCTCCGCGATCAAGTCCTCGCCGGCGCCATCGGTCTCAAGCTCCACGAAGACTGGGGCACCACGCCTGCTGCCATTGATACGTGCCTCGGTGTTGCCGAGGAGTTTGATGTGCAGGTCGCCATCCATACCGATACGCTCAACGAAGCCGGTTTTGTCGAGGACACGCTGGCCGCCTTCAAGGGCCGTGCGATTCACACTTACCATTCCGAAGGCGCGGGCGGCGGGCACGCTCCCGATATCATTCGCGTATGTGGCGAGGCCAATGTCCTCCCGTCTTCGACCAACCCGACGCGTCCGTTCACGGTTAACACCATTGATGAGCATCTCGACATGCTGATGGTGTGCCATCACCTCGATCCGAAGATTCCCGAGGACGTGTCGTTCGCCGAGTCGCGCATCCGTCCCGAGACGATTGCCGCCGAGGATCGTCTGCACGACATCGGTGCGATCTCGATGATGTCGTCCGATTCACAGGCGATGGGCCGCATCGGTGAAGTCATCTGCCGAACCTGGCAGACGGCGCACAAGATGAAGATGCAGTTCGGCCCGCTCACGCATCCTTCGCATCCGGCCGCGGACAACTATCGCGCGCTGCGTTACGTGGCCAAATACACGATCAACCCGGCGATCACGCACGGCATGGGGCACATCATCGGCTCGGTGGAAGTCGGCAAGCTGGCGGATCTCGTGCTGTTTAAGCCTGCGCTCTTCGGCGTGAAACCCGAGCTGATTCTCAAGGGCGGGTTCATTGCGTGGGCGAACATGGGTGATCCCAATGCGTCGATTCCCACCCCGCAGCCGATGTTCTATCGTCCGATGTTTGGCGCAACCGCGCGTGGGGTTGCTTCGACCAGCCTGACCTTTGTTTCGGAAGCGGGTTTGCGCGACGGTGGGCTGCAGGAGCTCGGCCTCAAACGCCGTCTCGAAGCGGTGAAGAGCTGCCGCAGCGTGCGCAAGACCGACATGGTTCACAACGATGCCATGCCGAAGATCGTGGTCGATCCGGAGACCTATCACGTCACCGCCGACGGCGTGCACCTGACCTGCGAGCCGGCAAAAGTGCTGCCGATGGCCCAACGGTATTTCCTATTTTAATCGGCTTGTTGCAGGAGTGGCTTTACGGCGCGATGTTTCTGAACCGCGGCGTAAAGCCGCTCCTGCACCGCGAACTTCGTCATGATTTTGGTCTCAGCTCCCGTAATGTCTCCGGCGCTCGCGCTCCCCGTGGTGGAGCTGCGTGCCGAGCGGCGCACGTTGATGAAACGCCTGTGGCGAGGTGTGGCGGCGGACGGGACGGAATTCGGTTTCGAACTGGCTTCACCGCTCAAGCATGGAGACACGTTTTTTCAATCAGACACCGTGCGTTACGTGGCCGTGCAGGAATCGGAGCCCGTGCTGGAGATTCTGATGGGCGAACTGCCGGCCTCGGCAACAGCGGGAATCGGCTGGGCGGTGGGGAACTTGCACCTGGAGTTTTCATCCGAGGCGACGCGGTTACTCACGCCGGACGAACCGGCCGCCCGTCAGTTGTTCGCGCGGATTCAAATCGATTATACGCCGACTACCGCGGTATTTCGCCCGGGCCGGTTTAAACGCAGTGTCAGCACACCTCTCGTCGATGAGCTCGGCCCCAGTCACAAGCACTGACGCACGCTGGCTGGTCGGCCTCTTGCAGGCGGGTGATTCCTATTACCCGACGGGTGCTTACGCGCATTCGTTTGGGCTGGAAGGATTGGTTCAGTCCGGCGTGGTGCGCGATCGGACAACGCTGCGGGAGTTTGTCTTTTTATCGGTGCTGCCAAATCTGCGACAGGCCGAGTTGCCGCTCGCCGCACAGGCGTATGCGGCATTTGAGCCGACGGCTCCGGACTGGGCGAAGGTGGGTGAACTCTGTGTGCTGGCCCATGCGTTGAAGAGTGCGAAGGAAGCGCGCACTGCGACCGAGAATATCGGGCGTCAGCGGGCCGAACTCACCTCGACGCTTCATGCGCATCCTTTGGCGCAGGAGTATCTGAAACGTGCGGCCGAGGCCGGATGGCCGTTTTCATCGGCGATTTCAGCCGCTTTGGAGGGACGCGTGTTGGGCGCTCCATTGGAAGCGGTGCTGGTGGGAGTGATGTATTCATCGGTCGCCGGTCTGCTGGCGGCGTCGATGAAGGTGCTGCGTATCGGTCAGAATGCCACGCAGACACTGCTCACCGAGGCGCTGTCGCAGGCGCCCGCTTTGATTGATGCAGCCTCGGTCGTGCCGATGGATGAGATCGGTTGGTTTAACCCGTGGCTCGATATCGCGGCGGCTCGCCATGAGACCGCGGATGGCCGCATGTTTATTTCTTAAAACTATGTCTTCTCGTGCTCCTCGTATCGGCATTGGTGGTCCGGTTGGTTCCGGCAAGACGATGCTCTGTCTCAAGCTCTGCCAGCAGTTGCGCCTGCGTTACTCGATGGCGGTCGTGACCAACGATATCTACTGCTCCGAAGATGCGCAGTTTCTCGTTCAACACAGCGCGCTGCCGGCGGAACGCATCGCGGGTGTAGAGACGGGCGGGTGTCCGCACACGGCGATCCGTGATGACACGACGATGAACGAGCAGGCGTGCCGTGCGCTGGAGACGAAATTTCCCGACCTCGATCTCGTGCTGGTGGAGAGTGGCGGCGACAATCTCACGGCGACGTTTTCGCCGGAGCTGGTCGATCAATTCATCTACGTGATCGACGTGGCCGAGGGAGATAAAATCCCTCGCAAGGGTGGCCCGGCCATCCGGCACAGCGATCTGCTCATTATCAACAAAATCGATCTGGCTCCGCTAGTCGGCGCGGATCTCGGCGTGATGGACCGCGACTCCAAGATTCAGCGTGGGGCGAAGCCGTTTTTGTTTTGTGATCTGAAGCGTGAGCATAATCTCGACGCCGTCATCGCATGGATCGAGCGCGAGGTGTTGTTTGCACGTAAAGCGAAAGCCTGATGGCGCAGTTTCACGGACAACTCTTTCTGCGGGCCGAGGCGCGGGCCGACGGCCAAACGGCGATCGGTGCGCAGGCGTTTCGCGCGCCGTATCATGTGAGCAAACCTTACTGGGATACAGAGACGCGCACGCTGCTGGTGCAGGTCGTGAATCCGACGGCGGGGATTTTGTCGGGCGACCGGTTGGAGTCGTCCGTTGAAGTGGCCCCCGGCGCGGCGATGTTGCTGACGACGCCGAGTGCGAGCCGGGTTTTTAAAATGCGTGAAGGCGAGGCGAACAGCACGCAGCGGTTTGTCGTCGAAAGCGGCGGCTGGCTGGAGGTGTTGCCCGAGCCCGTGGTGCCGCATCGCGGAAGTGTGTTTCACCAACGCACCGAGTTGATCGTCGCCGCGGACGGGGCGGCGTTTTATGCCGACCTGCTTCTGCCCGGGCGCGTCGCGCACGGCGAAGCGTGGGAATGG
This window of the Rariglobus hedericola genome carries:
- a CDS encoding urease subunit gamma translates to MHLTPREREKLLIVTASDLARRRQARGLKLNYPESIAIISYEIMEGARDGKTVAELMSFGTTLLTRDQVMEGVPEMIHDVQVEATFPDGTKLVTVHNPIR
- a CDS encoding outer membrane beta-barrel protein; the encoded protein is MIKKLTGLASIVALASVAQAEVKINENLSLDGYAIGSYSSVEGAAAPGQTTNDTFLDSGSRLFDSVKVAVNGTYGDFSGKVSVLLQSVNNTSNESGGLLDAYLTYTAGSLAITGGKFNSWLGYESFDSPNNAFISYGLSGYVANYATGAKVEYITDTLSAGVSVRDSLTAGDGFYQGDGDFSDNLGYEAYVLYSGIDKLTLFAGAGFGDLDGGDLSTYNAWASYAFTEKFSLALEYAKTDDSTAAVFAGDVTNSWLLQGTYVVNDSVSVSGRVTAQDTKAGDGLGYGVASTYTITENFAVKGEVTKTDFNNGAGDVFTYAIQGLFKF
- the urtD gene encoding urea ABC transporter ATP-binding protein UrtD is translated as MTQPKYMLTVEGVSKTYDGFKAITDLNFYLFEGELRTVIGPNGAGKSTFFDLITGRAKPDKGKIEFGMNTDLTKMNEYEINRLGIGRKFQTPSVFTEHTVYNNIVLSLVGSRGVFASIFKRLSSTERDRIDELLKLVRLDTKRDWKAGMLAHGEKQWLEIGMLLAQEPKILLVDEPAAGMTDEETHRTGELLISLAGKHSIVVIEHDMTFVKQIARDGQVTVLHQGSVLCEGKFDAVQSNPKVREVYLGRGKSGGK
- the urtC gene encoding urea ABC transporter permease subunit UrtC, which gives rise to MPSLSTRHKIELIAVGVIALFFIVIFPLLNAHGMVSNFTINLWGKYLCYALLAISVDLLWGYTGLLSLGQALFFSLGGYMMGMYLMRMIGELGQYKKPIPDFLVFLGWTDLPKFWVPFSSFPFAAAMILLLPGLLALVFGFLAFRSRVKGVYFSILTQALTYGASLMFFRNDMLMGGNNGFTDFKFILGYDLRDAVTQRGLFIATAVVLLIVYVGLRVLSYTKFGLVQKAIRDGENRVLFSGYATAHFKLFIFLIAALIASIGGALYVPQVGIINPSEMTPDKSLEAVVWCAVGGRATLIGPIIGAIGVNSLKSWASRAAPDYWLVILGGMFVIVVLLLPGGIVSIPARLKALWQRFNKKPAEPEPPKPAAPPQEPNVTPASTPSL
- the urtA gene encoding urea ABC transporter substrate-binding protein, coding for MFKVTQLMTAGALALGTMIGSARAADTVKVGVLHSLSGTMAISETSLRDVLLFTFDEINAKGGVLGKKIEPVVVDGASNWPLFAEKAKQLLEEDKVAVTFGCWTSVSRKSVLPVYEKNNGLLFYPVQYEGQEESKNVFYTAEAVNQQATPAIDYLLEQGYTKFYLIGTDYVYPQTTNLVLLEYLLSKKVPIENIGGGFKKDESGKIISAGKYTPFGHTDYQQIVSEIKQFSAGGKTAVVSTLNGDTNVPFFKEYAAAGLTAEIAPVVSFSISEDEFRGLPAKQLVGQLGCWTYFQSIKSDANKEFVKNFQKWLKTTTVPGIVKEGRVTCSPMVLSYDGVYLWKAAVEKAGSFDVDAVRAALQSGLSFDGPGGKVTTQKNMHLTKNVFIGETTAKGQFKILKEFKDVYGEPWLLGKFKAE
- the ureC gene encoding urease subunit alpha, with the translated sequence MPLKLTRRQYAEMFGPTVGDQVRLADTELFIQVERDLIAEGGGYGNEIKFGGGKVLRDGMGQSPTATDAESLDLVITNALILDAKLGIIKADIGIKHGLIVGIGHAGNPGIQRGIGSVYPDPKTGKKNPMIVGAGTEVLAAEGNIITAGGIDTHIHFICPQQIDEAISSGVTTMIGGGTGPAHGTLATTCTPGRWNLHRMLEAAEAYPMNLGFLGKGNCGTAQPLRDQVLAGAIGLKLHEDWGTTPAAIDTCLGVAEEFDVQVAIHTDTLNEAGFVEDTLAAFKGRAIHTYHSEGAGGGHAPDIIRVCGEANVLPSSTNPTRPFTVNTIDEHLDMLMVCHHLDPKIPEDVSFAESRIRPETIAAEDRLHDIGAISMMSSDSQAMGRIGEVICRTWQTAHKMKMQFGPLTHPSHPAADNYRALRYVAKYTINPAITHGMGHIIGSVEVGKLADLVLFKPALFGVKPELILKGGFIAWANMGDPNASIPTPQPMFYRPMFGATARGVASTSLTFVSEAGLRDGGLQELGLKRRLEAVKSCRSVRKTDMVHNDAMPKIVVDPETYHVTADGVHLTCEPAKVLPMAQRYFLF
- the urtE gene encoding urea ABC transporter ATP-binding subunit UrtE, whose amino-acid sequence is MTTEPVSLTSPSAITTPPLLQVTNVETDIGGSRILRGVSLEVRAGELVALMGRNGVGKTTTLRSITGVRGIRAGTITLDGKRIDKLSIDARARAGIGYVPQGRDIFPHLTIEENLRVGLVVHGRKGTEAKDALERVFTLFPVLKEMLSRKGGVLSGGQQQQLAIGRALLTKPKLLILDEPTEGIQPSIIDLIGDTLKKLKNEGELSILLVEQYVDFCREISDRFYAMDRGAVTISGPISALTDEVVKEHLQV
- the urtB gene encoding urea ABC transporter permease subunit UrtB encodes the protein MRTYIRLIFTTLTLWLAASSSLSAAEPRATLVEAMLADNDARKIELITSLAGEVDESIKPLLIAWREDGLYLYEPSGATPVPVQLTGEKDADDARAAVRVDTGAPLVDAEGKPVHLVAGDLNAVEHTSMLRRAMKGVLDLIDIGSPDAKKRLQAIQTIGFAQETDKIPAFQKRLAIEENSKVRRALREAIAVTQLKDPSDAVKLAAVKELKELHSLSSYDLIRTAMREADAAKSTELATEAKAALVAIDNHKSNINFFGTLFRGLSLGSILLIVAIGLAITFGLMGVINMAHGEMIAIGAYTTYLVENIFGAGITIPFFGFSLAIPGMNTTGAFYQTYFLFALPLSFLTAAVVGIGLERSIIRFLYRRPLESLLATWGVSLLLQQGLKLMFGSNNVQVSSPSYLSGNWTVNDIIFGWNRVFVIGFAGLIVFGVWLILTKTPLGLLIRSVMQNRGMASCMGVRTERVNMLTFGLGSGLAGLAGAFISQIGNVGPSLGQNYIVDCFMTVVVGGVGNLAGTIYSALGIGLVDQSLQQILLNPVLGKILVLVAIILFLQWRPSGLFVTRSRNLDD
- a CDS encoding urease subunit beta, whose amino-acid sequence is MIPGEIITAPDAPALDANLDLETKIIQVANTGDRPIQVGSHYHFYESNAGLRFDREATRGFRLNIPAGTAVRFEAGDTKQVELVALTGLREVWGLNAKINGKL